Proteins co-encoded in one bacterium genomic window:
- a CDS encoding L-serine ammonia-lyase, iron-sulfur-dependent, subunit alpha codes for MRLSELLAAEWRPALGCTEPAAVAYAAAVAASQAEGPVRRARLVLDPRMFKNCFAVGIPNSEHKSGVRWALAIGALLPRADLKLESFRAATPEILAGAEALLAADALTVDVDPARTELFVDCVVERAGGRGRAVLEREHTRLTRIERNGVVVPPPPAAPGAPQDGASPRAALTRLSLEELIDLARSATPDDRARLDEGAALNLAIARHGLAAFPPSFAAAEGDGFAGRAGRLVCAGVHARMSGEDFVVMTLAGSGNKGITASVPLALRGEEGLAPKERVQEALALSCVMASLTTHHLGPLSAVCGGANAAGIGLACGLVLLGGGGPAEISLAVNNLVGNLAGMVCDGAKIGCGLKTMTAVDAAFRAASLARAGVGIPATDGIVGADGLASLANLGRLAVRGMAGTDAEILEIMRAKLR; via the coding sequence ATGCGTTTGTCGGAACTTCTCGCCGCGGAGTGGCGTCCCGCTCTCGGCTGCACCGAACCGGCCGCCGTCGCCTACGCGGCCGCCGTCGCCGCCTCGCAGGCCGAAGGGCCGGTCCGCCGCGCGCGGCTGGTCCTCGACCCGCGGATGTTCAAGAACTGCTTCGCCGTCGGCATCCCCAACTCGGAGCACAAGAGCGGCGTGCGCTGGGCCCTCGCCATCGGCGCCCTGCTGCCGCGCGCCGACCTCAAGCTCGAGTCGTTCCGCGCCGCGACCCCCGAGATCCTCGCCGGCGCCGAGGCGCTGCTCGCCGCCGACGCCCTGACGGTGGACGTCGATCCGGCGCGCACCGAACTGTTCGTCGACTGCGTGGTCGAGCGCGCCGGCGGCCGCGGCCGCGCGGTGCTCGAGCGCGAGCACACGCGGCTGACGCGGATCGAGCGGAACGGCGTCGTCGTGCCGCCGCCGCCGGCCGCCCCCGGCGCGCCGCAGGACGGCGCCTCGCCGCGCGCCGCGCTGACGCGGCTCTCGCTGGAGGAGCTGATCGACCTCGCCCGCTCCGCGACGCCGGACGACCGCGCGCGCCTCGACGAAGGCGCGGCGCTCAACCTGGCCATCGCGCGCCACGGCCTCGCCGCCTTCCCGCCGTCGTTCGCCGCGGCGGAGGGGGACGGCTTCGCCGGCCGCGCCGGGCGGCTCGTCTGCGCCGGCGTCCACGCGCGGATGAGCGGCGAGGACTTCGTCGTGATGACGCTCGCCGGCTCGGGGAACAAGGGAATCACCGCCAGCGTGCCGCTCGCGCTGCGCGGCGAGGAGGGGCTCGCCCCGAAGGAGCGCGTGCAGGAGGCGCTGGCCCTCTCCTGCGTGATGGCCTCGCTGACGACGCACCACCTCGGCCCGCTGTCCGCCGTCTGCGGCGGCGCGAACGCCGCGGGGATCGGCCTCGCCTGCGGCCTCGTGCTGCTCGGCGGCGGCGGCCCGGCCGAAATCTCGCTCGCCGTGAACAATCTCGTCGGGAACCTCGCCGGAATGGTCTGCGACGGCGCCAAAATCGGCTGCGGCCTGAAGACGATGACCGCCGTGGACGCCGCCTTCCGCGCCGCGTCGCTGGCGCGCGCGGGGGTCGGGATCCCGGCGACGGACGGGATCGTCGGCGCCGACGGCCTCGCCTCGCTCGCCAACCTCGGCCGCCTCGCGGTGCGCGGGATGGCCGGGACCGACGCGGAGATCCTCGAGATCATGCGCGCCAAGCTGCGTTGA
- a CDS encoding YIP1 family protein, with translation MNDEKPTDRTPWATPPAAPAPHATPADATPASAAEAKPSIRPTDETPAPDATPASAAEAKPGIRPADETPAPPSDSRLWVRPADEAPAPGAASELEPPADGPATGAVALLAKTFYAPGEAFEEVARRRRSPLLPLLLLMALALVAAIALISRSDFSVSMEEQMKSNPRLAQMDDAQRAQAIAVGATFAKVISVFSPVFVLIGITLVSAVFWVCLLIGGKGPRFPDVFRVVCWGQGPAMLGSLAFIAVALSSGGAVDLNNPVASNLGALLDPATAAKPLVALFKSLDVFMIWALVLYAIGLAKTARGALAGKLALVFGLYAALIVVKVGLAAIF, from the coding sequence ATGAACGACGAGAAGCCCACCGACCGGACTCCTTGGGCGACGCCGCCCGCCGCGCCGGCGCCGCACGCGACGCCCGCGGACGCGACGCCCGCGTCGGCGGCGGAGGCCAAGCCCTCGATCCGCCCCACGGACGAAACGCCGGCGCCGGACGCGACGCCCGCGTCGGCGGCGGAGGCCAAGCCCGGGATCCGCCCCGCGGACGAAACGCCGGCGCCGCCCTCGGACTCGCGCCTCTGGGTGCGCCCCGCGGACGAGGCCCCGGCGCCCGGCGCGGCGTCCGAACTCGAGCCGCCTGCGGACGGCCCGGCGACGGGCGCGGTCGCGTTGCTGGCCAAGACGTTCTACGCCCCCGGCGAGGCGTTCGAGGAGGTCGCGCGGCGGCGGCGCAGCCCGCTGCTGCCGCTGCTCCTGCTGATGGCGCTGGCGCTCGTCGCGGCGATCGCCCTCATCTCGCGCTCCGACTTCAGCGTCTCGATGGAAGAGCAGATGAAGAGCAACCCGCGGCTGGCGCAGATGGACGATGCGCAGCGGGCGCAGGCGATCGCGGTCGGGGCGACCTTCGCCAAGGTCATCTCCGTCTTCTCTCCGGTCTTCGTCCTGATCGGAATCACGCTCGTTTCGGCCGTCTTCTGGGTCTGCCTGCTGATCGGCGGCAAGGGGCCGCGCTTCCCGGACGTCTTCCGCGTCGTCTGCTGGGGGCAGGGGCCGGCGATGCTCGGCTCGCTGGCGTTCATCGCCGTGGCGCTCTCCTCCGGCGGCGCGGTGGACCTCAACAATCCGGTCGCCTCGAACCTCGGCGCGCTGCTCGACCCGGCGACGGCGGCGAAGCCGCTCGTCGCGCTGTTCAAGAGCCTCGACGTCTTCATGATCTGGGCGCTGGTCCTCTACGCGATCGGCCTCGCCAAGACGGCCCGCGGCGCGCTCGCCGGCAAGCTCGCGCTGGTCTTCGGGCTCTACGCGGCGCTGATCGTCGTCAAGGTCGGCTTGGCGGCGATCTTCTGA